A genomic window from Pseudoalteromonas piratica includes:
- the spoT gene encoding bifunctional GTP diphosphokinase/guanosine-3',5'-bis pyrophosphate 3'-pyrophosphohydrolase — protein sequence MYLFEGLKKNISNYLTQEQVELVQKAYVVARDAHEGQTRSSGEPYITHPVEVTQILANMRLDHETLMAALMHDVIEDTDFSQQDLAEIFGDTVAELVEGVSKLDKLSFKDQKEFQAENYRKMIMAMTQDIRVILIKLADRTHNMRTLGALRPEKRRRIARETLEIFAPIANRLGIHDIKNELEDLGFQALYPMRHRALKNEVTKARGNRKEIIQNIQNEIISRIEESGIEVEVSGREKHLYSIYRKMLNKELMFNEVMDIYAFRIVVKSMDTCYRVLGVVHNLFKPIETRFKDYIAVPKTNGYQSLHTSLVGPHGIPVEIQIRTHEMDQMADKGVAAHWLYKKAGDSAGNTAQQRARQWMQSLLELQQSAGSSFEFVENVKTELFPEEIYVFTPDGRIIELPMGATAVDFAYAVHTDVGNTCVGVRVNRKPYPLSAALDTGQTVEVITSSGAHPNATWLNFIVTAKARMGVQKYLKKQEHEEALQLGRRLLDSALGEHHLSDISEEALARTVEEHNVDSLDKLLIEIGSGNILSLLVAKRLLQEQGEDVGELNHDKKAAIIGTEGMLINYSKCCRPVPGDEIVAHISQGKGLTVHRQECKNIRGWQQERSKYFVVKWEDNPEKEYIAALRVEIINHQGALAKLTNLVSTTAANIVEISTEEKESNLYLIDLGITVKDRIHVANIMRRIRVMPDVQKVYRRK from the coding sequence ATGTATCTTTTTGAAGGCCTTAAAAAGAACATCTCAAATTATTTAACGCAAGAACAAGTTGAACTTGTGCAAAAAGCCTACGTGGTAGCGCGTGATGCTCACGAGGGACAAACACGTTCAAGTGGTGAGCCTTACATTACACACCCTGTTGAAGTGACTCAAATTCTAGCCAATATGCGTTTAGATCACGAAACGTTAATGGCTGCACTGATGCACGATGTCATTGAAGACACGGATTTTAGTCAACAAGACCTTGCTGAAATTTTTGGCGATACCGTCGCAGAACTTGTTGAAGGCGTATCTAAGCTCGATAAGCTCAGTTTTAAAGACCAAAAAGAGTTCCAAGCAGAAAACTATCGCAAAATGATTATGGCGATGACGCAAGACATTCGCGTTATTCTAATCAAACTAGCAGACCGTACACATAATATGCGCACGCTAGGCGCGCTTCGACCAGAAAAACGTCGTCGCATTGCACGCGAAACACTCGAAATTTTTGCACCGATCGCTAACCGCCTTGGTATTCATGATATTAAAAATGAGTTAGAAGATTTAGGTTTCCAAGCACTCTACCCTATGCGTCACCGCGCATTAAAAAATGAAGTGACCAAAGCGCGTGGTAATCGCAAAGAAATTATTCAAAATATTCAAAATGAAATTATCTCGCGTATTGAAGAGTCGGGTATCGAAGTTGAAGTTTCTGGCCGTGAAAAGCACCTTTATAGTATTTATCGAAAAATGCTAAATAAAGAGCTGATGTTCAATGAAGTTATGGATATTTACGCATTTCGCATCGTAGTAAAATCGATGGATACGTGTTATCGCGTACTGGGCGTAGTACACAACTTATTTAAGCCCATTGAAACACGTTTTAAAGACTACATTGCAGTACCTAAAACGAATGGCTATCAATCACTGCATACCTCATTAGTTGGCCCGCACGGTATTCCTGTCGAAATTCAAATTCGTACCCATGAAATGGATCAAATGGCAGATAAAGGGGTTGCAGCCCATTGGCTTTACAAGAAAGCTGGCGATAGTGCTGGCAACACAGCACAGCAGCGAGCTCGCCAATGGATGCAAAGTTTGCTTGAATTACAGCAAAGTGCTGGTTCGTCGTTTGAATTTGTTGAAAACGTTAAAACCGAGCTTTTCCCTGAAGAAATTTACGTATTTACGCCAGACGGTCGAATCATCGAACTACCTATGGGTGCAACTGCGGTAGACTTTGCCTATGCGGTTCATACCGATGTCGGTAATACTTGTGTTGGGGTAAGAGTAAACAGAAAGCCTTACCCTTTGAGCGCAGCGCTTGATACTGGTCAAACAGTTGAAGTGATTACGAGCTCTGGTGCGCACCCTAATGCCACTTGGCTTAACTTTATTGTTACCGCCAAAGCCCGTATGGGAGTGCAAAAGTATCTCAAAAAGCAAGAACATGAAGAAGCACTGCAACTTGGCCGTCGCCTTTTAGATTCAGCACTAGGTGAACACCACTTGAGCGATATAAGCGAAGAAGCGCTTGCTCGCACCGTGGAAGAACACAATGTAGATTCACTGGATAAATTATTAATTGAAATTGGTTCAGGTAACATTTTAAGCTTACTTGTCGCAAAACGTTTGTTACAAGAACAAGGTGAAGATGTTGGCGAACTAAATCACGATAAGAAAGCGGCGATAATTGGTACCGAAGGAATGCTAATTAATTACTCTAAATGCTGCCGTCCTGTTCCAGGAGATGAGATTGTTGCACACATTAGCCAAGGAAAAGGGCTTACGGTTCATCGCCAAGAGTGTAAAAATATTCGCGGCTGGCAGCAAGAGCGTTCTAAATATTTTGTTGTTAAATGGGAAGACAACCCTGAAAAAGAATATATTGCAGCACTTCGTGTTGAAATTATAAACCACCAAGGCGCACTGGCTAAACTCACTAATTTAGTCTCAACGACAGCGGCAAACATTGTTGAAATAAGTACCGAAGAAAAAGAGAGTAACTTATACCTAATTGATCTAGGTATTACAGTGAAAGACCGCATCCATGTCGCTAACATAATGCGCCGTATTAGAGTAATGCCCGAT
- the rpoZ gene encoding DNA-directed RNA polymerase subunit omega produces MARVTVEDAVDKIGNRFDLILVAARRARQIATGGKDPMVDAENDKPTVIALREIEKGFITSDSLDSLEREDQQNQEAAELAAVAAIVGGHQ; encoded by the coding sequence ATGGCTCGAGTAACTGTTGAAGATGCAGTAGATAAGATTGGTAACCGTTTTGACCTTATTTTAGTTGCGGCTCGCCGTGCGCGCCAAATCGCAACTGGTGGTAAAGACCCTATGGTTGATGCTGAAAATGACAAGCCTACAGTTATCGCTTTACGTGAAATTGAAAAAGGCTTCATTACTAGCGATTCATTAGACTCACTAGAGCGTGAAGACCAACAAAACCAAGAAGCAGCTGAACTAGCTGCAGTTGCAGCTATTGTTGGTGGTCACCAGTAA
- the gmk gene encoding guanylate kinase, producing MSQARGNLFILSAPSGAGKSSLINALLERHSDMKVSVSHTTRTPRPGEENGVHYHFVTQDEFKQVIADDGFLEWAQVFDNYYGTSKQSIEAQLANGIDVFLDIDWQGARQIRELVNDVRTIFIVPPSKQELESRLNNRGQDSAEVIKGRMAKAQSETSHYNEYDFLIVNDDFDTALYQLESIVFASRLAQANQALKHQSLLQDLLAD from the coding sequence ATGAGCCAAGCTCGTGGTAATTTATTTATTTTGTCGGCACCATCAGGTGCGGGCAAATCAAGCTTAATCAACGCCCTTTTAGAGCGTCATAGCGATATGAAGGTATCGGTATCTCACACCACTCGCACACCTCGTCCAGGTGAAGAAAACGGTGTGCACTATCATTTTGTAACACAAGATGAATTCAAACAAGTGATTGCTGACGATGGCTTTTTAGAGTGGGCTCAAGTATTTGATAACTACTACGGCACTTCAAAACAAAGTATCGAGGCACAATTAGCTAATGGCATTGATGTATTTTTAGACATCGATTGGCAAGGCGCACGCCAAATTCGTGAGCTTGTTAACGATGTACGCACTATTTTTATCGTTCCGCCATCAAAGCAAGAGCTCGAATCACGCCTTAACAATCGCGGTCAAGATAGTGCTGAAGTGATCAAAGGCCGCATGGCAAAAGCGCAATCAGAAACCTCACATTATAATGAATATGATTTTCTCATTGTGAATGATGACTTTGATACCGCACTATATCAGTTAGAAAGCATTGTCTTTGCATCTCGCCTTGCGCAAGCAAATCAGGCTCTGAAGCATCAATCATTATTACAAGACTTATTAGCGGATTAA
- the yjjX gene encoding inosine/xanthosine triphosphatase translates to MSEKNQKIIIGSKNPVKINAVKNAFSAMFPDVVFSCEGVSAPSDVADQPMTSEETLLGAENRVTYAKKYFQADWYVAIEGGVDNFNYGPATFAYIVIDNNRHVQVGRSSNLPMPQVVYQALCEGEELGHVMDRLFNTDNIKQKGGAMALLTNNLVTRESVYTMALTTALAPFINEQLFNMKVE, encoded by the coding sequence ATGAGTGAAAAAAACCAAAAAATTATTATCGGTTCAAAAAATCCTGTCAAAATCAATGCTGTAAAAAACGCATTTTCAGCGATGTTCCCTGACGTTGTGTTTAGTTGTGAAGGCGTATCTGCGCCTTCAGATGTTGCTGACCAGCCAATGACTTCAGAAGAGACCCTGCTCGGCGCAGAAAATCGCGTTACCTATGCAAAAAAGTATTTTCAGGCTGATTGGTATGTTGCTATCGAAGGTGGCGTTGATAACTTTAATTATGGCCCCGCGACATTTGCTTATATTGTGATTGATAATAATCGCCATGTCCAAGTCGGTCGAAGTAGTAACTTACCAATGCCCCAAGTCGTTTACCAAGCACTGTGTGAAGGTGAAGAGTTAGGCCATGTGATGGATAGGTTGTTTAATACGGATAATATTAAACAAAAGGGCGGTGCAATGGCGTTATTAACTAATAATCTCGTGACTCGAGAGAGTGTTTACACCATGGCGTTGACGACAGCACTTGCGCCATTTATAAATGAACAGCTTTTCAATATGAAGGTTGAATAA
- the yjjG gene encoding pyrimidine 5'-nucleotidase, whose amino-acid sequence MKYQWIVFDADETLFHFDAFAGLKQLFSHYNIVFEKSDFDEFQTVNKPLWIDYQNGTISAKELQVRRFTAWGEKLDVDPVLLNQQFIEAMADICQCLPGARKLLELLQGKAKLAIITNGFTALQKVRLARTDLTHFFEHVIISEQVGVAKPNIAIFDHALSLFGDPDKSSVLMVGDTLSSDILGGKNAGLDTCWINHEGEKVEDTVGATYQVGCLTGLYNLIKSFETEHV is encoded by the coding sequence ATGAAGTACCAATGGATTGTTTTTGATGCAGATGAAACCTTGTTCCATTTTGATGCGTTTGCGGGCTTAAAACAGCTTTTTTCACATTATAATATCGTGTTTGAAAAGTCAGATTTTGATGAATTTCAAACCGTTAATAAACCACTATGGATTGATTATCAAAATGGCACTATTAGCGCGAAAGAGCTACAAGTTAGGCGCTTTACTGCTTGGGGGGAAAAGCTAGACGTAGATCCTGTGCTGCTAAATCAACAGTTTATTGAAGCGATGGCTGATATTTGTCAGTGCTTACCTGGTGCTCGTAAACTGCTGGAATTACTTCAAGGCAAAGCAAAGCTTGCGATTATTACGAATGGTTTTACTGCGCTGCAAAAAGTTCGTTTGGCGCGAACTGACTTAACCCATTTTTTTGAACATGTGATTATTTCAGAGCAGGTCGGTGTGGCAAAACCAAATATTGCTATTTTTGATCATGCGCTAAGTTTGTTCGGCGACCCTGATAAATCATCGGTGTTAATGGTCGGTGATACCCTGAGTTCTGATATTTTAGGTGGTAAAAATGCCGGCCTAGATACATGCTGGATAAACCATGAAGGGGAAAAAGTGGAAGACACTGTTGGGGCAACATATCAAGTTGGTTGCTTAACAGGGCTTTATAATTTGATTAAGTCATTTGAAACCGAACACGTTTAA
- a CDS encoding methyl-accepting chemotaxis protein: MHSMTLKSKIVIFTVILFLSLISLAGLGLKALRQASESDNIARINQLMKSTVNIVSQFELASRNGSLNEEQAKQLATQMLRENKYHDSEYVYVVDNQLNFVATPHDPQLHGTSFNDFKDASGASIGAMVERLVGSKTGQIITYHWDSERDGEVVDLTSVVQKTRDWGWYIGTGISYKEVDERYWQTASWLLTLSIVIAVLLSAALAKFGLDLNKSLGGEIDRVQSAVMRASRGNLKTIRDFESADEKSVAGAINYMQLGLQGVVGGIKNVSDSLQEEVLASETRSTELDKLTNSLSRETQVVASAITQLTASAATVADHAEQAAYSVKEAEEQGQSANILTEEAAKTIELLEQQIENAGTNIQTLDDEVNNIESVLSVIQGIAEQTNLLALNAAIEAARAGDQGRGFAVVADEVRQLAQRTQASTEEIQQMITKLQSATKDAKASVTQSISTSEETVTKSQKAAEELARIAQSLSAITEMSHQISVAAKEQLQAGEDTAQRVVHISDTAENTARLSLDAHSATDQIKSFTENLEKEIAKFEV; this comes from the coding sequence ATGCATTCAATGACCCTAAAAAGTAAAATAGTCATATTTACGGTTATTTTATTCCTTTCATTAATTTCACTCGCTGGCCTCGGTTTAAAAGCCTTAAGACAAGCAAGTGAGAGTGATAATATTGCACGTATTAACCAGTTAATGAAAAGTACAGTTAACATTGTTTCTCAATTTGAATTAGCGAGCAGAAATGGCAGCTTGAATGAAGAACAAGCTAAGCAACTTGCCACTCAAATGCTTAGAGAGAATAAATACCACGATTCTGAATACGTTTATGTAGTCGATAACCAACTCAATTTTGTTGCTACTCCCCACGATCCTCAGCTTCACGGCACCAGTTTTAACGATTTTAAAGACGCCAGCGGTGCCAGTATTGGCGCCATGGTAGAACGACTTGTCGGCAGCAAAACAGGTCAAATTATTACCTATCATTGGGATTCTGAGCGTGATGGCGAAGTTGTCGACCTCACCTCGGTAGTACAAAAAACACGAGACTGGGGTTGGTATATTGGCACAGGTATTAGCTATAAAGAGGTCGATGAGCGCTATTGGCAAACAGCTAGCTGGCTTTTAACCTTATCGATTGTTATTGCTGTTTTACTTTCTGCAGCGCTTGCTAAATTTGGCTTAGATTTAAACAAATCCTTGGGTGGCGAAATTGACCGAGTGCAGTCCGCAGTAATGCGTGCGTCACGAGGTAACTTAAAAACCATTCGAGATTTTGAAAGCGCTGACGAGAAAAGTGTTGCCGGTGCTATCAATTACATGCAACTCGGATTACAAGGTGTAGTTGGCGGAATTAAAAATGTATCTGACTCACTACAAGAAGAAGTACTCGCTTCAGAAACCCGTTCAACTGAGCTTGATAAGCTGACCAATTCGCTGAGCAGAGAAACACAAGTGGTTGCTTCAGCTATCACCCAATTAACCGCATCGGCTGCAACCGTTGCAGATCACGCTGAACAAGCAGCGTATTCGGTAAAAGAAGCGGAAGAACAAGGTCAAAGCGCTAACATTCTTACGGAAGAAGCCGCTAAAACTATCGAGTTACTTGAGCAACAAATTGAAAATGCAGGCACTAACATTCAAACACTGGATGATGAAGTTAATAACATTGAAAGTGTACTGAGTGTTATTCAAGGCATTGCTGAACAAACAAACCTATTAGCGCTTAATGCAGCAATTGAAGCTGCTCGCGCGGGTGATCAAGGTCGTGGCTTTGCAGTGGTTGCCGATGAGGTACGCCAGCTTGCACAGCGCACACAGGCAAGCACAGAAGAAATTCAACAGATGATCACCAAGTTACAATCAGCAACTAAAGATGCCAAAGCATCGGTGACGCAAAGTATTTCAACCAGTGAAGAAACCGTGACTAAGTCACAAAAAGCGGCTGAAGAGCTAGCTCGCATTGCCCAATCGCTTTCAGCTATTACCGAGATGAGCCATCAAATTTCAGTGGCAGCAAAAGAGCAATTGCAAGCTGGTGAAGACACCGCTCAGCGTGTTGTGCATATTTCAGATACTGCAGAAAACACCGCACGTTTATCATTAGATGCTCACAGTGCAACCGATCAAATCAAATCGTTTACTGAGAATCTTGAAAAAGAAATTGCTAAATTTGAAGTCTAA
- the rsuA gene encoding 16S rRNA pseudouridine(516) synthase RsuA, giving the protein MKFPYRLDKFLSHFAEVPRSKAKIGIKKKHATINGDVVIKADTQVNEGDKVTWYGEDIFAVGDRYYMLNKPEDYICANSDEMHQTVFDLLDEPMMDSLHVAGRLDIDTTGLVLITSDGEWSHKITSPRHQKYKVYLIETEQPITNEMCEQLEQGVMLHGEKNATKPAVVEKIADYSMRLSIYEGKYHQVKRMLAAVENRVVALHREKIGTVSLDPNLAPGEYRQLTAEEVATITD; this is encoded by the coding sequence ATTAAATTTCCCTACCGCTTAGATAAGTTTCTTAGCCACTTTGCAGAAGTACCTCGCTCTAAAGCAAAAATTGGCATTAAAAAGAAACATGCAACGATAAATGGTGATGTTGTTATAAAAGCAGATACGCAGGTAAACGAAGGCGATAAAGTTACTTGGTATGGTGAAGATATTTTTGCTGTAGGCGATCGTTACTACATGCTAAATAAACCAGAAGACTACATTTGTGCTAATAGCGATGAAATGCACCAAACCGTTTTTGATCTACTTGATGAACCTATGATGGATTCACTGCATGTTGCTGGACGATTAGATATCGATACCACAGGACTGGTTTTAATTACTTCTGACGGTGAATGGAGCCATAAGATTACTTCACCGCGTCACCAAAAGTACAAAGTGTATTTAATCGAGACTGAACAGCCAATTACAAACGAGATGTGTGAACAACTTGAACAAGGTGTAATGTTGCATGGTGAAAAAAATGCAACTAAACCTGCTGTAGTTGAGAAAATTGCTGACTACTCAATGCGCTTGTCAATTTATGAAGGTAAATATCACCAAGTTAAGCGTATGCTTGCTGCTGTAGAAAACAGAGTCGTTGCGCTTCATCGCGAAAAGATTGGCACTGTGTCTCTTGACCCTAACTTAGCTCCAGGCGAATACCGCCAGTTAACCGCTGAAGAAGTGGCAACAATTACCGACTAA
- a CDS encoding TonB-dependent receptor domain-containing protein: MNTNKCAIAAAIALAISGNAWADAEVERQEVAQSQNVSEQAAKKEAPEKITVTGSRIKRDSFSVATPIATMDRNAIDDTGLGSLSEILVNELPQVSEGSSNTNSQSSVQNTGLSTIDLRELGTNRTLTLIDGRRVVSNSYSGNYVSLNTIPTSMVERVEIITGGASAAYGSDAIAGVVNIITQQDKEGFSIKARGGESTEGGAKEFTIDSDFGTTYADDRGYAFLSLTYDEQKGLSYWDRDRAQQMDSWTYDDDKMCNAMLTESGYQCMRDISRADWRSLSDSIPGGVFDEKSSTRPDAGFWYDGQTLRDDWHEERYGIDFNQYTMLKVPDKALAIAGKTEFEVNDDVEVYFQAQFSRNTSENLKSPESEDECDAIITHDTATGVFGSDCIGRIPYDNPYMPEEIRDQASSRGVKWDRNFIEVGQILNKNTRDTLRTWAGARGTIWNDWDWDLSVSYGKFKQEQERSNELFVANVRNALNAEVLADGTIQCKDADARAEGCVPLNLFGEGSITPEAADYIRANTEITSNIEQTTVMGFVAGDLFDMPAGAVSSAFGFEYRKDEQSVSTNVPEGGVTFNYVPDFKGDVSVYEAFGEAALPLLRNVTGAQSLDLEVSARFADYSWSSTGLIQSYKTGLIYVPTDGYMVRANWARAQRAPTITDLMSPPRGDYDSFNDICDGVTATSTDAGHDNCRQEPGIAATIAADGEFEDDNNGYSPNVGNSELKEETADTFTFGVSLAPSFIEDFRLAVDYYDIQIDDAITSLSNEDIIGFCYDSALPYGNDNEFCNDITRNTEGQIEEVQQRLINTDEIRTKGYDVAAEYRYDLGEYGRLRFKADWTHVIEYSVTSTGPDGQFSDSYEGVLVNDLFEDKASASLTWYKDDLRIRWSTRYKGPVRRSQSTYDSWLDDMAANDERCAAGSADCIANPENLWGSELPSVTTHNISASYTMDVGSNSELRVFGGINNLFDENGPYILGGRGNYDSAYGGGRGRFVYLGAQYSF, translated from the coding sequence ATGAATACTAATAAATGTGCAATTGCTGCAGCAATTGCATTAGCCATTTCTGGTAATGCATGGGCTGATGCCGAAGTAGAACGCCAAGAAGTTGCACAATCACAAAATGTGTCAGAGCAAGCAGCAAAAAAAGAAGCGCCAGAGAAAATCACTGTAACTGGTTCTCGTATCAAACGTGACAGCTTCTCAGTTGCAACACCAATTGCAACCATGGACCGTAACGCTATTGATGACACAGGTCTTGGTTCGTTATCAGAAATTCTTGTGAATGAGTTACCTCAAGTGTCTGAGGGTTCGAGTAATACCAACTCTCAATCAAGCGTGCAAAACACAGGTCTTTCTACAATCGATTTACGTGAGCTTGGTACAAACCGTACGCTTACGTTAATTGATGGCCGTCGTGTTGTTTCAAACTCTTACTCAGGCAACTACGTCAGTTTAAACACCATTCCAACCAGCATGGTTGAACGTGTTGAAATTATCACAGGTGGTGCATCAGCCGCATACGGCTCTGACGCCATTGCAGGTGTTGTAAACATTATCACCCAACAAGACAAAGAAGGGTTTAGTATTAAAGCCCGTGGTGGTGAAAGCACAGAAGGTGGCGCCAAAGAATTCACTATTGATTCAGACTTTGGTACTACCTATGCTGATGACCGTGGTTATGCATTCCTGAGTTTAACTTATGACGAGCAAAAAGGTCTGAGCTACTGGGATCGTGATCGCGCACAGCAAATGGATTCGTGGACTTACGACGATGACAAAATGTGTAATGCCATGCTAACTGAGTCTGGCTACCAATGTATGCGTGATATTTCGCGCGCAGATTGGCGCAGTTTAAGTGACTCGATCCCAGGCGGTGTATTTGACGAGAAAAGCTCAACTCGCCCAGATGCAGGTTTTTGGTATGACGGTCAAACACTGCGTGATGATTGGCATGAAGAACGCTATGGCATCGATTTTAACCAATACACTATGCTTAAAGTGCCAGATAAAGCACTTGCGATTGCGGGTAAAACAGAATTTGAAGTAAACGACGATGTGGAAGTGTATTTCCAAGCTCAATTTAGCCGTAACACTTCTGAAAACTTAAAGTCACCAGAAAGTGAAGATGAGTGTGATGCAATCATTACCCATGATACAGCAACCGGCGTATTTGGTTCAGACTGTATTGGTCGCATTCCTTATGATAACCCTTACATGCCAGAAGAAATTCGTGATCAAGCGAGTTCGCGCGGCGTGAAATGGGACCGTAACTTTATTGAAGTTGGTCAAATCTTAAATAAAAACACTCGTGACACTTTACGTACTTGGGCTGGCGCACGCGGCACCATCTGGAATGATTGGGATTGGGATTTATCTGTAAGCTACGGTAAATTTAAGCAAGAGCAAGAACGTTCAAACGAGTTATTCGTTGCCAATGTGCGTAATGCATTAAATGCAGAAGTACTCGCTGATGGCACTATTCAGTGTAAAGACGCGGACGCGCGCGCTGAAGGTTGTGTGCCATTAAACCTATTCGGTGAAGGTTCTATTACGCCAGAAGCGGCAGATTATATTCGTGCAAATACAGAAATCACATCTAACATCGAGCAAACCACAGTAATGGGCTTTGTTGCTGGTGATTTATTCGATATGCCTGCAGGTGCAGTGTCTTCAGCGTTTGGTTTTGAGTATCGAAAAGATGAGCAAAGCGTTTCAACAAACGTACCTGAAGGTGGTGTAACCTTTAACTATGTACCTGACTTCAAAGGTGATGTAAGCGTTTATGAAGCTTTTGGTGAAGCAGCATTACCTCTTTTACGAAATGTAACTGGTGCGCAAAGCTTAGACTTAGAAGTATCAGCTCGTTTTGCTGATTACTCATGGTCATCTACTGGTTTAATCCAAAGTTATAAAACAGGCTTAATTTACGTGCCAACAGATGGTTATATGGTTCGTGCTAATTGGGCTCGCGCACAACGTGCACCAACTATCACTGACTTAATGTCACCTCCTCGCGGAGATTACGACTCATTTAATGACATTTGTGATGGTGTGACAGCAACGTCTACCGATGCCGGCCACGATAACTGTCGTCAAGAGCCAGGCATCGCAGCAACAATTGCAGCTGATGGTGAATTTGAAGATGATAACAACGGTTACTCTCCAAACGTTGGTAACAGTGAGCTGAAAGAAGAAACAGCGGATACCTTTACGTTTGGTGTATCGCTGGCGCCTTCATTTATTGAAGATTTCCGTCTAGCTGTTGATTACTACGACATTCAAATTGATGATGCAATCACTTCCCTATCAAACGAAGATATTATTGGTTTCTGTTATGACTCAGCGCTACCTTACGGTAATGACAACGAGTTCTGTAACGATATTACTCGTAATACCGAAGGTCAGATTGAAGAAGTACAACAACGTTTAATCAATACCGACGAAATCCGCACTAAGGGTTACGATGTTGCTGCAGAATACCGCTACGATTTAGGCGAATATGGGCGCTTACGCTTCAAAGCTGATTGGACCCATGTTATTGAGTACTCAGTAACTAGCACCGGCCCAGACGGTCAATTTAGTGATTCGTATGAAGGCGTGCTCGTAAATGATCTATTTGAAGATAAAGCATCAGCCTCACTCACTTGGTATAAAGATGACCTGCGTATTCGCTGGAGCACTCGTTACAAAGGCCCGGTTCGCCGTAGCCAGTCAACTTATGACTCTTGGTTAGACGATATGGCTGCTAACGATGAGCGTTGTGCAGCAGGTTCAGCTGATTGTATCGCTAACCCTGAAAATCTTTGGGGCAGCGAGCTACCTTCTGTAACAACTCACAATATTTCAGCATCTTACACCATGGATGTTGGTAGCAATAGCGAGTTACGCGTATTTGGTGGTATCAATAACCTGTTTGACGAAAATGGCCCTTATATTCTTGGTGGCCGAGGAAACTATGACAGTGCCTATGGCGGCGGCCGCGGTCGTTTCGTTTATTTAGGTGCACAATACAGCTTCTAA